The Microlunatus antarcticus genome window below encodes:
- the carB gene encoding carbamoyl-phosphate synthase large subunit, translating to MPRRTDISSILVIGSGPIVIGQACEFDYSGTQACRVLRAEGFRVILVNSNPATIMTDPEFADATYVEPITPEFVEQVIALERPDALLATLGGQTALNAAIALHENGVLAKYDVELIGASVEAIQRGENREQFKAIVEGLAPPTDPTDPGFGVARSYVCHTIDDVLGAAGELGYPLVVRPSFTMGGVGSGFAHDEADLRRIAGAGLAASPTTEVLIEESILGWKEYELEVMRDRADNVVIVCSIENFDPMGVHTGDSITVAPAMTLTDREYQRMRDLSIGIIRAVGVDTGGCNIQFAVDPATGRMIVIEMNPRVSRSSALASKATGFPIAKIAAKVAIGYTLDEIPNDITGVTPASFEPTLDYVVVKIPRFAFEKFPLADTTLTTHMKSVGEAMAIGRNFTEALGKALRSLEDPKAPFLFTTPGASADELLAIAARPHDGRLGVVMQAIRAGATPEQVNASTHIDPWFVDQLFLVSEIADEVRDAPELSVDVLRTAKRHGLSDAQVARLRNLSEDVVRGVRWALGVRPVYKTVDTCAAEFAARTPYHYSSYDVETEVVPRTRPAVLILGSGPNRIGQGIEFDYSCVHAALALSGAPDNDGLGYETVMVNCNPETVSTDYDTADRLYFEPLTCEDVLEVVHAEQQAGPVAGVIVQLGGQTPLRLAQALKDAGVPIVGTSPEAIHLAEERGAFGEVLDAAGLPSPKHGLARSFAEASAIAADIGYPVLVRPSYVLGGRGMEIVYDEPTLASYIDRATEVSPAHPVLVDRFLDDAVEIDVDALYDGTDLYLGGVMEHIEEAGVHSGDSACALPPITLGSEVIDRIRTSTEAIARGVGVRGLINIQFALAGDTLFVLEANPRASRTVPFVSKATNTPLAKAAARVMLGTPIAGLRREGLLRAVGDGTDERPGAPMAVKEAVMPFNRFRTVEGTSVDTILGPEMRSTGEVMGLDVGFGTAFAKSQAAAFGSLPTGGTVFVSVANRDKRSIIFPVKRLADLGFRILATAGTASMLHRNGVEAESVRKFSQGPGPAGEPTVVQLILDGGIDLIFNTPAGLSPDGRPRFDGYEIRTAAVLRNIPCITTVQGLAAAVQGIEAVRAGHIGVRSLQSWARGTEELERAADQAATAAPSLAGADR from the coding sequence ATGCCCCGCCGTACCGACATCAGCTCGATCCTCGTCATCGGGTCCGGACCGATCGTCATCGGCCAGGCCTGCGAGTTCGACTACTCCGGCACCCAGGCCTGCCGCGTCCTGCGGGCCGAGGGGTTCCGGGTGATCCTCGTGAACTCCAACCCGGCGACGATCATGACCGACCCCGAGTTCGCCGACGCGACCTACGTCGAGCCGATCACGCCCGAGTTCGTGGAGCAGGTCATCGCCCTCGAGCGGCCGGACGCGCTCCTGGCCACGCTCGGCGGGCAGACCGCCCTCAACGCCGCGATCGCCCTCCACGAGAACGGCGTCCTGGCCAAGTACGACGTCGAGCTCATCGGCGCGTCGGTCGAGGCCATCCAGCGCGGCGAGAACCGCGAGCAGTTCAAGGCGATCGTCGAGGGCCTCGCCCCGCCGACCGACCCGACCGACCCGGGCTTCGGGGTGGCCCGCAGCTACGTCTGCCACACGATCGACGACGTTCTCGGTGCGGCCGGCGAGCTCGGCTACCCGCTCGTCGTGCGGCCGAGCTTCACCATGGGCGGTGTCGGCTCGGGCTTCGCCCACGACGAGGCGGACCTGCGGCGCATCGCCGGCGCCGGCCTCGCGGCGAGCCCGACCACCGAGGTCCTCATCGAGGAGTCGATCCTCGGGTGGAAGGAGTACGAGCTCGAGGTCATGCGCGACCGCGCGGACAACGTGGTGATCGTCTGCTCCATCGAGAACTTCGACCCGATGGGCGTGCACACCGGCGACTCGATCACCGTGGCGCCGGCCATGACGCTGACCGACCGCGAGTACCAGCGGATGCGCGACCTCTCCATCGGCATCATCCGCGCCGTGGGCGTCGACACCGGCGGCTGCAACATCCAGTTCGCCGTGGACCCGGCCACCGGGCGCATGATCGTCATCGAGATGAACCCGCGCGTCTCGCGGAGCTCGGCGCTCGCGTCGAAGGCGACGGGCTTCCCGATCGCCAAGATCGCGGCCAAGGTCGCCATCGGCTACACCCTCGACGAGATCCCGAACGACATCACCGGCGTCACCCCGGCGAGCTTCGAGCCGACGCTCGACTACGTCGTGGTCAAGATCCCGCGGTTCGCGTTCGAGAAGTTCCCGCTCGCCGACACCACGCTCACCACCCACATGAAGAGCGTCGGCGAGGCCATGGCCATCGGCCGCAACTTCACCGAGGCCCTCGGCAAGGCTCTGCGGTCGCTCGAGGACCCCAAGGCGCCGTTCCTGTTCACCACGCCCGGCGCCTCGGCGGACGAGCTGCTCGCGATCGCCGCCCGCCCGCACGACGGGCGTCTCGGCGTGGTCATGCAGGCCATCCGGGCCGGCGCGACGCCCGAGCAGGTGAACGCGTCCACCCACATCGACCCGTGGTTCGTCGACCAGCTCTTTCTCGTCTCCGAGATCGCCGACGAGGTGCGCGACGCCCCCGAGCTCTCCGTCGACGTGCTTCGTACGGCCAAGCGCCACGGCCTGTCGGACGCCCAGGTCGCCCGCCTGCGGAACCTCTCCGAGGACGTCGTCCGCGGTGTCCGCTGGGCTCTCGGCGTGCGGCCGGTCTACAAGACCGTCGACACCTGCGCCGCCGAGTTCGCGGCGCGGACGCCGTACCACTACAGCTCGTACGACGTCGAGACCGAGGTCGTCCCCCGGACCCGGCCGGCGGTGCTGATCCTGGGCTCGGGCCCGAACCGCATCGGCCAGGGCATCGAGTTCGACTACTCGTGCGTGCACGCCGCGCTGGCGCTCTCCGGTGCGCCCGACAACGACGGCCTCGGCTACGAGACCGTCATGGTCAACTGCAACCCGGAGACGGTCTCGACCGACTACGACACCGCGGACCGGCTCTACTTCGAGCCGCTGACCTGCGAGGACGTCCTCGAGGTCGTGCACGCCGAGCAGCAGGCAGGCCCCGTCGCCGGCGTCATCGTCCAGCTCGGCGGGCAGACCCCGCTGCGGCTCGCTCAAGCGCTCAAGGACGCGGGCGTCCCGATCGTCGGCACCAGCCCCGAGGCAATCCACCTCGCCGAGGAGCGTGGCGCCTTCGGCGAGGTGCTCGACGCGGCCGGGCTCCCGTCGCCGAAGCACGGGCTGGCCCGCAGCTTCGCCGAGGCCAGCGCCATCGCCGCGGACATCGGCTACCCGGTGCTGGTGCGCCCGTCCTACGTGCTGGGCGGCCGCGGCATGGAGATCGTCTACGACGAGCCGACCCTGGCCTCCTACATCGACCGCGCGACGGAGGTGTCGCCCGCGCACCCGGTGCTGGTCGACCGCTTCCTCGACGACGCCGTCGAGATCGACGTCGACGCGCTCTACGACGGGACCGACCTCTACCTCGGCGGCGTCATGGAGCACATCGAGGAGGCCGGCGTGCACTCCGGCGACTCGGCGTGCGCGCTGCCGCCGATCACCCTCGGCAGCGAGGTGATCGACCGGATCCGCACCTCGACCGAGGCCATCGCCCGCGGGGTCGGCGTCCGCGGCCTGATCAACATCCAGTTCGCGCTGGCGGGGGACACCCTGTTCGTGCTCGAGGCCAACCCGCGGGCCAGCCGTACGGTGCCCTTCGTCTCCAAGGCCACGAACACGCCGCTGGCCAAGGCCGCTGCCCGCGTGATGCTCGGGACCCCGATCGCCGGGCTGCGGCGCGAGGGCCTGCTGCGCGCCGTCGGCGACGGCACCGACGAGCGTCCCGGCGCCCCGATGGCGGTGAAGGAGGCGGTCATGCCGTTCAACCGGTTCCGCACCGTCGAGGGCACGTCCGTCGACACGATCCTCGGCCCGGAGATGCGCTCGACGGGCGAGGTGATGGGCCTCGACGTCGGCTTCGGCACGGCGTTCGCCAAGAGCCAGGCCGCCGCGTTCGGCTCGCTGCCCACCGGCGGCACGGTCTTCGTCTCGGTCGCCAACCGCGACAAGCGCTCGATCATCTTCCCGGTCAAGCGGCTGGCCGACCTCGGCTTCCGGATCCTCGCCACCGCCGGCACCGCGTCGATGCTGCACCGCAACGGCGTCGAGGCGGAGAGCGTCCGCAAGTTCAGCCAGGGCCCCGGCCCGGCCGGCGAGCCCACCGTGGTCCAGCTGATCCTCGACGGGGGGATCGACCTGATCTTCAACACCCCGGCCGGGCTCAGCCCGGACGGGCGACCCCGCTTCGACGGGTACGAGATCCGTACGGCCGCGGTCCTGCGGAACATCCCGTGCATCACCACCGTGCAGGGACTCGCGGCGGCGGTCCAGGGCATCGAGGCCGTCCGCGCGGGCCACATCGGGGTCCGGTCGCTGCAGTCCTGGGCCCGCGGCACCGAGGAGCTCGAGCGGGCGGCGGACCAGGCCGCGACAGCGGCACCCTCGCTGGCCGGGGCCGACCGCTGA
- the carA gene encoding glutamine-hydrolyzing carbamoyl-phosphate synthase small subunit, which yields MTSTHGPTPSTPRPSASSPPPGAARSSSRRPAPVPALLVLEDGATFTGSAFGAVGETFGEAVFSTAMSGYQETLTDPSYHRQVVVATAPHIGNTGWNDEDDESSRIWVAGYVVRDAARVSSSWRSRRSLSDELAAQGIVGMADVDTRALTRHLRERGAMRVGVSSVETDPAALLARVRSAPEMSGAHLADEVSTDEAYVVPAQGETRFRVAAVDLGIKSMTPFRLAERGIEVHVLPATSTWEQVQAVRPDGVFFSNGPGDPSATEDVVALLRSVLEAEVPYFGICFGNQLFGRALGFGTYKLGYGHRGINQPVMDLSTRRVEITAHNHGFAVDAPLTGRTETPYGWARVSHVGLNDDVVEGLALEDENGALLSFSVQYHPEAAAGPHDASYLFDRFVELMSARSQTPEHPKGAVA from the coding sequence ATGACCTCGACCCACGGCCCCACCCCTTCGACCCCCAGGCCCTCGGCCTCCAGCCCCCCACCCGGGGCTGCGCGGAGCTCGTCGAGGCGTCCGGCCCCCGTTCCCGCGCTCCTCGTCCTCGAGGACGGCGCGACGTTCACCGGTTCCGCGTTCGGTGCGGTGGGGGAGACCTTCGGCGAGGCGGTGTTCTCCACGGCCATGTCGGGCTACCAGGAGACGCTGACCGACCCCAGCTACCACCGCCAGGTCGTCGTCGCGACGGCCCCGCACATCGGCAACACCGGCTGGAACGACGAGGACGACGAGTCCTCCCGCATCTGGGTCGCCGGCTACGTCGTGCGCGACGCCGCCCGCGTCTCCTCGAGCTGGCGGTCGCGTCGCAGCCTGTCCGACGAGCTGGCCGCCCAGGGGATCGTCGGCATGGCCGACGTCGACACCCGGGCCCTCACCCGGCACCTGCGCGAGCGCGGAGCGATGCGGGTCGGCGTCTCCAGCGTCGAGACCGACCCGGCCGCCCTGCTGGCCCGGGTCCGTTCCGCGCCCGAGATGAGCGGCGCCCACTTGGCCGACGAGGTCAGCACGGACGAGGCGTACGTCGTGCCCGCGCAGGGCGAGACCCGCTTCCGCGTCGCGGCGGTCGACCTCGGCATCAAGTCCATGACGCCCTTCCGCCTCGCGGAACGCGGCATCGAGGTCCACGTCCTGCCGGCGACGTCGACCTGGGAGCAGGTCCAGGCGGTGCGCCCGGACGGCGTCTTCTTCTCCAACGGCCCCGGCGACCCGAGCGCGACCGAGGACGTCGTCGCGCTGCTGCGCTCGGTCCTCGAGGCGGAGGTGCCCTACTTCGGGATCTGCTTCGGCAACCAGCTCTTCGGGCGCGCGCTCGGCTTCGGCACGTACAAGCTCGGCTACGGCCACCGCGGGATCAACCAGCCCGTCATGGACCTCTCCACCCGCCGGGTCGAGATCACCGCGCACAACCACGGGTTCGCCGTGGACGCCCCGCTCACGGGCCGCACCGAGACGCCGTACGGCTGGGCCCGGGTCAGCCACGTCGGGCTCAACGACGACGTCGTCGAGGGTCTGGCGCTCGAGGACGAGAACGGCGCGCTGCTGTCCTTCTCGGTGCAGTACCACCCGGAGGCCGCGGCCGGTCCGCACGACGCCTCCTACCTCTTCGACCGCTTCGTCGAGCTCATGTCCGCCCGTTCGCAGACCCCCGAACACCCCAAGGGAGCGGTCGCCTGA